A region of Acidithiobacillus ferridurans DNA encodes the following proteins:
- the rplF gene encoding 50S ribosomal protein L6 yields the protein MSRVAKQPVPLPKGVEVHVADQRLVVKGPKGEMSVPFHPAVELRIDDGSASLTWSDNQNAQAGTMRAILSNMVQGVSQGYEQKLEIIGVGYRAQAKGKTLSLSLGFSHPVDYPVPDDITIETPTQTEIVIRGIDKQKIGQIAADIRAYRPPEPYKGKGVRYAGENVRRKEAKKK from the coding sequence ATGTCTCGTGTAGCGAAACAACCAGTACCGCTGCCTAAGGGGGTTGAGGTCCATGTTGCAGATCAACGCCTGGTGGTAAAAGGCCCTAAGGGCGAAATGTCCGTTCCTTTTCATCCTGCGGTGGAGTTGCGGATAGATGACGGCAGCGCGTCACTGACATGGTCGGATAACCAGAATGCCCAAGCGGGAACCATGCGCGCCATATTGAGCAATATGGTACAGGGTGTCTCCCAGGGCTATGAACAAAAGCTGGAAATTATCGGCGTAGGTTACCGTGCCCAGGCGAAGGGCAAGACCCTCAGTTTGAGCCTCGGCTTTTCTCATCCCGTGGACTATCCGGTGCCAGATGATATCACCATCGAGACACCGACTCAGACAGAGATTGTCATTCGGGGAATCGATAAACAGAAAATCGGGCAGATCGCTGCAGATATCCGTGCCTATCGTCCTCCGGAGCCCTACAAGGGTAAGGGCGTGCGTTATGCGGGAGAAAATGTCAGACGTAAAGAAGCGAAGAAGAAATAA
- the rpsH gene encoding 30S ribosomal protein S8 has translation MSVTDPIADMLTRIRNAQQVNKAKVRMPASKLKRAIARVLVEEGYIQEVKEDVANGHPVLDLTLKYYAGAGVIAEIRRVSRPGVRVYRGAEDLPRVRDGFGIAIISTSQGIMTDRAARSAGIGGEVLCVVS, from the coding sequence ATGAGCGTGACGGATCCTATTGCTGATATGCTGACGCGCATTCGTAATGCGCAACAAGTAAATAAGGCGAAAGTGCGGATGCCCGCTTCTAAGCTGAAACGTGCGATCGCACGAGTTCTGGTGGAAGAAGGCTATATTCAGGAAGTAAAAGAGGACGTCGCGAACGGTCACCCCGTTCTCGATCTGACTTTGAAGTATTATGCTGGTGCGGGTGTGATCGCTGAAATTCGGCGAGTTAGCCGACCTGGTGTTCGCGTTTACCGTGGTGCGGAAGATTTGCCGCGCGTGCGTGACGGCTTCGGTATTGCCATTATCTCAACGTCTCAGGGAATTATGACCGATCGCGCGGCCCGCAGTGCCGGGATTGGTGGCGAAGTTCTCTGCGTCGTGTCCTGA
- a CDS encoding type Z 30S ribosomal protein S14 codes for MAKKSLIAKSERTPKFKVRAYHRCKLCGRSRGYYRKFGLCRLCFRKHASAGSIPGIVKASW; via the coding sequence GTGGCAAAGAAATCGTTAATCGCAAAGTCTGAAAGGACTCCAAAATTTAAAGTGCGTGCGTATCACCGGTGCAAATTGTGCGGGCGTTCACGCGGTTACTATCGGAAGTTCGGCTTGTGCCGTCTATGCTTTCGTAAGCATGCGTCGGCTGGGTCAATTCCCGGTATCGTTAAAGCGAGCTGGTGA
- the rplE gene encoding 50S ribosomal protein L5 — MEARLHALYKTSIAPKLMQEFGFSSVMEVPKLLKITLNMGVGEAVGDKKVLDAAVGDMTRIAGQKPVVTRARKSVAAFKIREGYPIGCMVTLRGIVMYEFLDRLVSVAIPRIRDFRGLSPKSFDGRGNYTMGVKEQIIFPEIEYDKIDRLRGLDVVFTTTAKNDEEGLGLLKAFKMPFRP, encoded by the coding sequence ATGGAAGCACGTTTACATGCGTTGTATAAAACCTCCATTGCGCCCAAACTGATGCAGGAGTTTGGCTTCAGTAGTGTCATGGAAGTGCCAAAATTGCTTAAGATCACTCTGAACATGGGGGTCGGCGAGGCGGTTGGCGATAAAAAAGTGCTGGACGCCGCGGTGGGGGACATGACCAGGATTGCGGGGCAGAAGCCGGTAGTCACGCGTGCGCGAAAGTCTGTGGCGGCATTTAAAATTCGCGAAGGCTATCCGATTGGATGTATGGTGACGTTGCGGGGGATCGTGATGTACGAGTTTTTAGATCGCCTCGTCAGTGTCGCTATCCCCCGAATTCGGGACTTTCGCGGGCTTTCGCCGAAGTCTTTTGATGGGCGTGGAAATTATACGATGGGCGTGAAAGAGCAGATCATATTCCCGGAAATCGAATATGACAAAATCGATCGTTTGCGCGGGTTGGACGTGGTGTTTACCACCACCGCCAAGAATGATGAAGAGGGCCTTGGGCTGTTGAAAGCCTTCAAGATGCCCTTCCGGCCTTGA
- the rplX gene encoding 50S ribosomal protein L24, which yields MLKVRKDDEVVVLAGKDKGKRGKVLKVLGEDSRVLVEKVNMIKRHVRPDRMGKAGGIVEKEAPIHVSNVAIFNAATGGGDRIGYKVLEDGQKVRVFKSNGEVIGRR from the coding sequence ATGTTGAAGGTACGTAAGGATGATGAGGTTGTGGTTCTTGCCGGCAAAGACAAGGGTAAACGCGGTAAGGTGCTCAAGGTGCTGGGGGAGGACTCGCGGGTGCTGGTTGAAAAGGTGAACATGATCAAACGCCACGTTCGTCCGGATCGCATGGGTAAGGCGGGCGGCATCGTGGAGAAAGAAGCGCCTATTCACGTATCCAACGTGGCAATTTTCAACGCCGCAACTGGCGGCGGGGATCGCATCGGCTATAAAGTGCTTGAGGATGGGCAGAAAGTGCGTGTTTTTAAGAGCAACGGCGAAGTTATCGGCCGCCGTTAA
- the rplN gene encoding 50S ribosomal protein L14, translating to MIQTQTRLNVADNSGAREVMCIKVLGGSHRRYADIGDVIKVSIKDAVPRGKVKKGDVYNALVVRTRKGVRREDGSLIRFDSNAAVLLNNQLQPIGTRIFGPVTRELRGANFMKIISLAPEVL from the coding sequence ATGATACAGACACAGACAAGGCTCAATGTCGCGGACAACAGCGGCGCGCGAGAAGTGATGTGTATTAAGGTGCTTGGCGGTTCACATCGGCGTTATGCGGATATCGGCGACGTGATCAAGGTCAGCATCAAGGATGCGGTGCCGCGCGGCAAGGTTAAAAAAGGCGACGTATACAACGCGCTCGTGGTGCGCACCCGTAAGGGCGTGCGCCGGGAAGATGGATCCCTGATTCGCTTTGACAGTAACGCCGCAGTGCTTCTGAATAATCAATTGCAACCTATTGGGACACGTATTTTTGGCCCGGTTACGCGTGAACTGCGCGGGGCTAATTTTATGAAGATCATTTCTTTGGCGCCGGAAGTGTTGTAG
- the rpsQ gene encoding 30S ribosomal protein S17, producing the protein MTEAKSPRSLVGTVVSNLMDKSIVVNVERRIQHPLYKKYIRRSKKFHAHDAENICHIGDIVKIEECRPLSKTKSWRLVSVLAEGVVEGDNA; encoded by the coding sequence ATGACCGAGGCGAAAAGTCCGCGTAGTCTGGTTGGTACGGTAGTCAGCAACCTGATGGATAAAAGTATAGTGGTGAATGTTGAACGTCGCATTCAGCATCCACTTTATAAAAAATATATTCGGCGGTCCAAGAAATTTCACGCCCATGATGCAGAAAATATCTGCCATATCGGAGATATTGTAAAAATCGAGGAGTGTCGCCCGTTATCAAAAACCAAAAGTTGGCGTTTGGTAAGCGTGCTCGCCGAAGGCGTCGTAGAGGGAGATAACGCATGA
- the rpmC gene encoding 50S ribosomal protein L29 translates to MKAQAVQKLDLAGCQAQLLVLLEEQFRLRMQHATGQLAKTSRLRTVRRDIARVRTAITVKKEAHS, encoded by the coding sequence ATGAAAGCTCAGGCAGTTCAGAAACTTGATTTAGCAGGTTGTCAGGCTCAATTGTTGGTCCTTTTGGAAGAGCAATTCAGATTGCGGATGCAACATGCAACCGGGCAATTGGCCAAGACGTCCCGTTTACGCACTGTGCGTCGTGATATTGCGCGCGTACGGACAGCCATTACCGTGAAGAAGGAAGCGCACTCATGA
- the rplP gene encoding 50S ribosomal protein L16 produces the protein MLQPKRTKFRKQHKGRNRGIATRGSKVSFGEFGLKAVGRGRITARQLEAARRAISRHVKRGGRIWIRIFPDKPISKKPAEVRMGKGKGNPEYWVALIQPGKVLYEMEGVTEEIAREAFALGAAKLPVQTAFVSRRVMG, from the coding sequence ATGCTGCAGCCAAAACGTACAAAATTTCGTAAACAACACAAGGGGCGTAACCGCGGTATCGCGACGCGCGGAAGCAAAGTGAGCTTTGGTGAGTTCGGCCTCAAGGCTGTTGGTCGCGGCCGTATTACTGCGCGTCAGCTTGAAGCCGCACGGCGCGCCATCAGTCGTCATGTGAAACGGGGCGGGCGCATCTGGATACGTATTTTCCCGGACAAACCAATCAGTAAAAAGCCTGCCGAGGTGCGTATGGGCAAGGGTAAAGGCAACCCGGAATATTGGGTGGCGCTGATTCAGCCTGGCAAGGTGCTTTATGAAATGGAAGGTGTAACGGAAGAGATTGCGCGTGAAGCATTCGCGCTGGGTGCGGCTAAGCTTCCAGTGCAGACGGCATTTGTAAGTAGACGGGTGATGGGATGA
- the rpsC gene encoding 30S ribosomal protein S3, which yields MGQKTNPIGLRLGIIKNWNSRWYGKSDFQEKLLEDIKVRQFIRERLAGGAVSDIIIERPARSARITVHTARPGIVIGKKGEDIEKLRHDVQKRMGVPVHINVEEIRKPELDAQLVAESVAQQLVRRIMFRRAMKRAVTNAMRFGALGMRINCAGRLGGAEIARTEWYREGRVPLHTLRADIDYGFAEANTTYGIIGVKVWIFKGEILEWSTAQTAAARQK from the coding sequence ATGGGACAAAAAACCAATCCAATCGGACTGCGTCTGGGAATCATTAAGAATTGGAATTCCCGGTGGTATGGCAAAAGCGACTTCCAGGAGAAGCTGCTTGAAGATATCAAGGTCCGGCAGTTTATTCGGGAGCGACTTGCTGGCGGGGCGGTTTCTGACATTATTATTGAGCGCCCAGCGCGTAGTGCGCGCATTACCGTACATACCGCCCGACCGGGTATTGTGATCGGTAAAAAGGGCGAAGATATTGAAAAGCTTCGGCATGACGTGCAAAAGCGCATGGGGGTTCCCGTGCATATCAATGTGGAGGAAATCCGCAAGCCTGAGCTGGACGCGCAGTTGGTGGCAGAAAGCGTAGCGCAGCAACTCGTCCGTCGTATCATGTTCCGGCGGGCCATGAAGCGCGCTGTTACCAACGCCATGCGTTTCGGTGCATTAGGCATGCGCATTAACTGTGCCGGTCGTTTGGGTGGGGCTGAAATTGCCCGTACTGAATGGTATCGAGAGGGTCGCGTTCCGCTTCACACGTTGCGCGCTGATATTGACTACGGTTTCGCCGAGGCCAACACCACCTACGGAATCATTGGGGTGAAGGTATGGATTTTCAAAGGTGAAATCCTGGAGTGGAGCACGGCACAAACGGCCGCTGCCCGCCAGAAGTGA
- the rplV gene encoding 50S ribosomal protein L22: MKSSAVLKGLQMSPQKARLVADLVRGQPVEKALEILRFTTKKAALPIRKCLESAIANAENNEGADVDALVVEQIMIDGGAVLKRFAARAKGRGSRILKRTSHITVVVAEVY; this comes from the coding sequence ATGAAATCATCAGCCGTGCTTAAAGGATTACAGATGTCACCCCAGAAGGCGCGTCTTGTCGCAGATCTGGTACGCGGACAGCCGGTGGAGAAGGCGTTGGAGATTCTGCGTTTCACTACTAAAAAGGCCGCCTTGCCCATTCGTAAGTGTTTGGAATCGGCGATCGCGAACGCCGAGAATAACGAAGGCGCCGATGTCGACGCCTTGGTGGTCGAGCAGATCATGATTGATGGTGGTGCCGTACTGAAGCGGTTCGCGGCTAGAGCGAAAGGTCGCGGCTCGCGGATTCTGAAGCGCACCAGCCATATCACCGTTGTAGTTGCAGAGGTTTACTGA
- the rpsS gene encoding 30S ribosomal protein S19, whose product MPRSIKKGPFIDEHLDRKVQSAQASNSRRPIKTWSRRSTITPDFIGLTISVHNGRQHIPVVVNENMVGHKLGEFALTRTFKGHVADKKAKR is encoded by the coding sequence GTGCCACGTTCGATTAAAAAAGGTCCGTTCATTGATGAACATCTGGACCGCAAAGTGCAGAGTGCTCAGGCGAGTAACAGCCGTCGGCCGATCAAAACATGGTCGCGCCGTTCGACGATTACACCTGATTTCATTGGATTGACCATTAGCGTTCATAACGGCCGTCAGCATATCCCGGTAGTCGTTAACGAGAATATGGTGGGTCATAAGCTCGGTGAATTTGCTTTGACGCGGACCTTCAAGGGCCACGTCGCTGACAAGAAAGCCAAGCGCTAA
- the rplB gene encoding 50S ribosomal protein L2 — protein MALIKTKPTSAGRRFVVKTVDTRLHKGNPHSALVEVQSHSGGRNNLGRVTRRHQGGGHKSHYRLVDFKRNKLDIPGKVERLEYDPNRSAHIALICYVDGERRYILAAKGMSVGDPVLSAEQTPIKPGNCMPLRGIPVGSVVHNVEMRPGKGGQIARSAGASVQLMARDGDYAQLRLRSGEVRRIHVSCRATIGEVGNEEHGSRQLGKAGATRWRGVRPTVRGVAMNPVDHPHGGGEGRTSGGRHPVSPWGQPTKGYRTRRNKRTSNMIVRRRSR, from the coding sequence ATGGCACTGATTAAAACCAAACCGACCTCTGCAGGGCGGCGTTTCGTGGTAAAAACCGTCGACACACGTCTTCATAAAGGGAACCCGCATTCCGCGCTGGTGGAGGTGCAATCTCATAGTGGCGGTCGCAACAATCTTGGGCGGGTTACTCGGCGGCACCAGGGCGGCGGACACAAGTCCCATTATCGGCTGGTGGATTTTAAGCGTAATAAACTAGACATACCTGGCAAGGTAGAACGCTTGGAATACGATCCCAATCGCTCCGCTCATATTGCGTTGATTTGTTATGTCGACGGTGAGCGTCGCTATATCCTCGCGGCAAAAGGCATGTCTGTCGGTGATCCGGTGCTTTCTGCTGAGCAGACGCCCATAAAGCCCGGTAACTGTATGCCGCTTCGCGGTATCCCGGTGGGATCAGTGGTTCATAATGTTGAGATGCGGCCAGGCAAGGGCGGACAGATCGCCAGATCCGCTGGTGCATCGGTTCAGCTCATGGCCCGTGATGGCGATTACGCCCAACTGCGCTTGCGCTCTGGTGAAGTTCGCAGAATTCATGTATCCTGCCGCGCTACTATAGGTGAGGTGGGCAATGAAGAACACGGATCTCGTCAGTTGGGAAAGGCGGGAGCAACGCGCTGGCGGGGTGTGCGGCCAACAGTTCGCGGTGTGGCGATGAATCCGGTTGACCATCCACATGGTGGTGGCGAAGGCCGCACTTCGGGTGGCCGCCACCCAGTATCGCCGTGGGGCCAACCGACCAAGGGTTACCGTACTCGTAGAAACAAGCGTACGAGTAATATGATTGTGCGTCGTCGTTCGCGTTAG
- the rplW gene encoding 50S ribosomal protein L23, with amino-acid sequence MNAERKYLVLLAPLISEKSTMVQQQANQFVFKVARDATKREIRSAVEKLFEVQVLSVQTCNYLGKEKRVGRHVGRRSSWKKAYVRLAEGSSIDYGVA; translated from the coding sequence ATGAACGCTGAGCGTAAGTATCTGGTCTTGCTGGCGCCTCTGATCAGTGAAAAAAGCACGATGGTGCAGCAGCAGGCGAATCAGTTCGTATTTAAGGTCGCCCGCGATGCCACGAAGCGCGAGATCAGGTCAGCAGTTGAAAAACTTTTTGAGGTTCAGGTTCTTTCTGTTCAAACCTGTAACTATCTGGGAAAGGAAAAGCGTGTAGGTCGCCATGTCGGGCGTCGCTCGTCATGGAAAAAAGCCTATGTACGGCTGGCCGAGGGCAGCAGCATAGATTACGGCGTTGCCTGA